One window of Dyadobacter sandarakinus genomic DNA carries:
- a CDS encoding SusD/RagB family nutrient-binding outer membrane lipoprotein: MKFLKHKLILLAAAGFLSSCEKEAFVDINKNPDALTAVPPQNQFLNATISTHSADFEFYYDMYRRIMPWMQYNTDQNGNQGAFTQNWDNFSQRYGRLYNGVGDRLYDLEQLVTKLEANDQPRYVHMIQMAHILKANYTFYVSDIYGSIPYTEAFQGRYGGTLQPKYDTQQEIFTKLDAELKTAITTLKTAQPIAQFDIGAYDQYFRGDAQKWVKAANALRLKIAIRMQKADAAAGNAIITEVLGSPATDLMSSNADSWVFVSNAAFTGTGDGGNWNPGTLRAAKPMVDFMWNTKDPRIDAFFAPNQYSQANIDILIKDKVLPAGTKEGRRYVGSFPSPDDAKITANIQKYYTPKIIPSTKTTVDTLSYLQPRLFSAGRNDASGNAGTGFSYLPVITYAEVCFLRAELALKGIGTGTAKDWYEAGIKSSIQWYDEIGKGSKLNDYSPVTEDEVTAYLKQPGVAFETAKAMDQIASQAYLHFMKQPQEGWDLWKRTGYPNANSIVPLVPVKNLGVTLVIPRRAPLPLITETDPNAANKQSAYAAMQQLPGFGTSPQDATGRVWWDKP; this comes from the coding sequence ATGAAATTTTTAAAGCATAAATTAATATTGCTGGCGGCCGCAGGATTTCTTTCTTCCTGCGAAAAGGAGGCATTCGTGGACATCAACAAAAACCCCGATGCACTCACGGCAGTACCGCCTCAGAACCAGTTCCTGAATGCGACAATCAGCACCCACAGTGCCGACTTCGAGTTCTACTACGATATGTACCGCAGAATCATGCCATGGATGCAGTATAATACTGACCAGAATGGAAACCAGGGTGCATTTACGCAAAACTGGGACAACTTCTCGCAGCGGTATGGCCGGTTGTACAATGGTGTAGGCGACAGATTGTATGATCTCGAACAACTCGTGACGAAGCTTGAAGCGAATGATCAGCCACGGTATGTTCACATGATCCAGATGGCCCACATTCTGAAAGCCAACTATACTTTTTACGTTTCTGACATCTACGGCAGTATTCCTTACACCGAGGCTTTCCAGGGACGTTACGGCGGTACTTTGCAGCCTAAGTATGATACGCAGCAGGAAATTTTTACAAAGCTGGATGCTGAGCTGAAAACGGCTATCACTACGCTGAAAACTGCCCAGCCAATCGCGCAGTTTGACATCGGAGCTTACGATCAGTATTTCCGTGGCGATGCTCAGAAATGGGTTAAAGCTGCCAATGCATTGCGTTTGAAAATTGCAATCCGTATGCAGAAAGCTGACGCTGCTGCCGGAAATGCAATCATTACTGAAGTACTTGGTTCGCCTGCCACTGACCTGATGAGCAGCAATGCCGATTCATGGGTTTTTGTATCCAATGCAGCATTTACAGGAACAGGTGACGGTGGTAACTGGAACCCTGGAACACTGCGTGCAGCCAAACCGATGGTTGACTTTATGTGGAACACCAAGGATCCGCGTATCGATGCATTTTTTGCACCAAACCAGTATTCGCAGGCTAACATTGATATCCTGATCAAGGATAAAGTGCTGCCCGCAGGTACAAAGGAAGGAAGACGCTATGTAGGAAGCTTCCCGAGCCCGGATGATGCAAAGATTACTGCCAACATTCAGAAGTATTATACGCCGAAAATCATCCCTTCTACTAAAACTACGGTGGACACATTGTCGTACCTGCAGCCACGGTTGTTCAGTGCAGGACGTAATGATGCGAGTGGAAATGCAGGAACCGGATTTTCTTACCTGCCTGTGATCACTTACGCCGAAGTTTGCTTTTTGCGCGCTGAATTGGCCCTGAAAGGCATTGGTACAGGTACTGCAAAAGATTGGTACGAAGCCGGCATAAAAAGCTCGATCCAATGGTATGATGAAATTGGAAAAGGCAGCAAGCTGAATGACTACTCGCCTGTGACCGAAGACGAAGTAACAGCATACCTTAAGCAGCCAGGTGTTGCTTTCGAAACAGCAAAAGCCATGGATCAGATCGCCAGCCAAGCTTATCTGCACTTCATGAAGCAGCCTCAGGAAGGCTGGGACCTTTGGAAACGCACAGGATATCCTAATGCTAATTCGATAGTTCCTTTGGTTCCTGTGAAAAATCTGGGCGTAACACTCGTAATTCCACGTCGTGCGCCACTTCCGCTGATCACTGAAACTGATCCGAATGCTGCCAACAAGCAGTCGGCCTATGCCGCCATGCAGCAATTGCCAGGCTTCGGAACCAGCCCTCAGGATGCAACCGGCCGCGTATGGTGGGATAAGCCCTGA